The sequence TGTCGTAGGCCCCGATGACGAGCCGGGCGCCGTCCTGGGACCAGGCGACCGACTTCACGGCGGCGGTGTACGGGCCGACCTTGGTGACCAGTTCGCCGTCGGAGCGCACGATGTGCACGAAGCCGTCGTCGCAGCTGGCCGCGAGCAGGGTGCCGTCCGGGGACCACCGGCACATCTCCGCGTGACCGGCCTGCGGAAGGTCGCGCAGCAGGGATCCGTCGGTGTCCCACAGCCGGATGGTCGCGTCCTCGCCGCAGCTCGCGAGGACGCCCGTGGCGGAGGCGTCCACCGACATGCAGTGGTCGGCGTGGAAGATGACACCGTCCTCCAGGGTGCCGGTGCGGATGTCCCAGATCCGGCCCGTGCCGTCCTGGGAGACGGTGACCAGGCGGTTCTCGTCCAGCCAGGCCAGCGCGTTGAGGTCGTCGGGCTGCCGGGCGAGCAGCTGGACCTGGCGGCCGGTGGCCACGTCCCAGATCCGGCAGGTCTTGTCGGCCGAGCCGCTGGCCAGCAGCCGGCCGGAGGGCGAGAACCGCACACCGTTGACCAGGCGGGAGTGGCGGCCGACCCAGAGCGGGGCGGTACCGGACCGCTCCCACAGGGCCACCCGCCCGTCGTAGCCGGCGCTGGCGAAGTGGACGCCGTCCGGGCTGAAGGCCACGGACGTCTGGGGGGAGGCGTGCACCGCGGTGCCGCTGTCGGGGGACTCGGGCTGGAAGACGTCGACGGTTCGCATGCTCTTGTCGCACTCCTTGAACGCGTGTCGGTTTCGGCGGCGGAAGGGTCAGGTTCCGGTGGTGCGGTGGTGTGTCCGCGGGCGGGGCGCGGGCGCCGGCTCGCGGGCCAGTTCCGTGCCGGTGTCCAGGCCCTCCTCGACCAGTGCGCGCAGGGGGTCCATGACCCGGCGCAGCAGCGGGAGCCCGGCCACCTGCGCCAGACCGCCCAGCGGGATGGTCTCGGCGGCGCGCGCCCGTACGGCCGGATCGAGGCGCGGCTCGCCGGTCAGCGCGGGGCCGGGGGCGGCGAGCAGACGGGCCAGGACGAAGCCGTAGAGGACGCCGGCGGTCCAGGCACCGGTGGCGTGGTGGATGTGCAGTCCGCCGGCCGTGAGCCGGCGCAGCAGCGCGGCCGGCCGGGGCTCGATCCTGGCCAGGTGCCGGATCCGGTCGGGGTCCAGGCCCAGGTCCGGTACGCACTCGTCCCAGTAGGTCTTCACGTAGGTGCCGTCGGGGCCGGTGGGCGTGATGCCGTAGACATGGCCCTTGAAGAAGTGGGGGTAGAAGGCCAGTGGTCCGAGGGTGGCGGTGCCGGTCCGGCCGCCGCCCGTGTCGTCGGCGAAGCAGGGTGAACGCCGGGGCCCCTGGTTGTCGTTGCCCACCAGGCTGTCGCCCGCGCCGTGTTCGACCAGGTTGGGCACGGAGATGAACAGTGCCCGGCCCCGCCGGCGCAGGAACGCGGCCAGCGCCTCGTCGTCGGGGGGCGCGTCGGCCGCGAGCAACGTCTTCGCGTGGGCGGCGAATTCGGCGGCCAGCGCGCGGGGCAGCACGACGGCGAGAGAGGGCACGTACTCGTCCGGGACGGCCTGGGCCCAGCCGGCGCCCGCGAGGGCGGCGAGCCGGACCGGCGAGCCGTTCCAGTGGTTCCAGTTGCTGTAGAAGGCGATCGGGTCGTCCGGCCGGCTCCGTACGGCCTCGGCCACGAGGTCCGTGAATCCCGCGGCGGGCAGGGCGTCGTCCTGGAGGACGAGCCGGTGGCTCGCCTCCCCGTACGGGCCGTCCCAGGCGGACGCCGCGGTGCGCAGGGCGCTCGGGGGTCCGTCGGGCTCCGGGTCGAGGACGACGCACCGGTCGTCGCCGTGGAGCCGGGCCAGGACGGCCTCCGCCTGGTGCCGCCGGCGCGGGTGGGCCATGATCCGGATGCCGATGCGCGGTGCCGGGCCGGGACGGCCGGCGGTGGCGGCCGGACGCTGTGTCATGTCACTTCCTCGGAGGGCCGCGGGGGTCTGTGTCATGTCACTTCCTTGGCGGACACGGGCAACGGGGACAGGTGACTTCCACGGAGGCCGCGGGACGCCGGGCACTCCCCTGAGGTTGCGGGAAACCGGGCATGTCACTTCCCGGAGGTCGCGGGGCGCTGGGGCATGTCGTGTGCTCGGTGGCCGAGGAGAAGCGGGTCATGTGGCTTCCTTGGCCGCCGCGGGGGGCGGTTCACGGTCCGGCCCGGTGTCCCGGGCCGCCCGCGCCGGGTCCGGGCGGTACGGGGGCGGGGCGGCCGTCTCCTCCTCTTCCTCCGGGCCGGCGGCGCGGGCCGCCACGCGGTGGGCCGTGGCCCGTAGCCCGGCGGCCGCGAGCAGGACGATCCCGCCGAACGCGGCGCACACCCAGAGGGCACCCCGGTCCAGGACGAATCCGGCGAGCGCGGGGGTCAGGAGCCCGGACACCGCCCAGGAGAGCTGGAAGAGCGACATGTACCGGCCGCGGATCGCCTCCGGGGCGCTGCTCGCCACCAGGGCGTTGGCGGCGGGGAGGCTGATCATCTCGCCCACGGTGAAGGCCAGCAGCACCGGCACGAGCAGGACGATCGCGGTGGTGGCGGGCAGTCCGGTCACCAGGTACAGGCCGGTGAAGACGGCCGTGAAGACCAGGGCCGCCCGGACCAGCAGCCGCTCCCGGGGCACACCGGAGACCTTCGCGGTGACCGGCAGCTGCGCCAGCGTGATGACCACGCTGTTGATCCCGAGGAAGAACGCCGGGACCCAGCCCGGCAGTCCCATGATCTCCACGGTGTACGCGGGCAGCAGCGTCGCCGGCAGCGCCCAGGCGAAGGTGAGGAGCATGAAGGAGAGACAGAACGCGGTGAACGCGTGGTCCTTCAGCGCTCCCCGCCAGCCGGTCTGCGTTCCGCTGCCGGGATCCTCGGTATCGGGCGTGTCCTTGGTGTCGGTCCCGGTGCGCTGCCGGGTCGTGGGAACGCGCACCCCGGCCAGCAGTACCGCGGCGACCAGTGAGGTCGCCACGTTCACGGCCAGTACCAGGTCCGCGGCACCGTGGCCGAAGGCGACGGTCAGCGCGGAACTGGCCAGCGCGCCGGTCGCGACGGTGAAGTTCTTGATGGTGCCCACCGCCGCGTAGGTGGCGTCCAGCGCGCGCCCGGAGGCCAGGTCGACCACGAGCACCGGCCAGCTCGCCCAGTACAGCCGGTCGCCGGCCATGACCAGGAACGTCGCCACCGCGATGAGGGTCCAGTCGGAGGCGAACGGATAGAGGCCGTAGCCCAGGGCGGTGACCAGGTTGGAGCCGACCAGCACGCTCTTGGCGGCGAACCGGTCGACCAGCCAGCCCGCCACCAGCGCCATCGGCAGGGAGGCCAGGGTGCCGGCGCTGACCGCCGAGCCGATCGCCGAGAAGGACAGGCCGGTGCCGAAGGAGAAGTACAGGAACGCGAGAGGGGCGAACAGGCCCCAGCCGAACGTGTCGACGAAGACGGAGGCGAAGATCCGGCCCCGCTGCCGGACCGGGGGCAGCACCGGGCCGGTCACGTCGGCCCCTTGCCGGACTCGGGCCGCACCTTGTGCCAGGTGTCGCGGCCGGTGGCCAGTTCCCACACGGCCCGCCAGGCGGAGGTCGACTCCAGGATCTCGAAGGGCAGCAGGAGGAACCAGCCCGAGCCCACCCGCAGGACCTCCCACACCGGGTCGCGGGCGACGCGGCGGATGCGCAGGGCCTCGCCGGCCAGCAGGGCGGCGGCGGGGAGGCGCAGCGCGCGGCGGCGCACCGCTCCGGCGACCACCGGCACCACGGCGAGCTGTGCCAGGAGGCTGAGCGTCATCAGCGCGACGGCTCCGCGCGGCCGGGGCGGCAGCGGCGGGCCGGCCAGCAGCCGGAAGCCGATGTCCAGTTGGCCGCGGATCCAGCGGGTGCGCTGTCTGAGCGCGGGACCGACCACCGAGGTGCGCGTCCCGTACGAGAAGGAGACGATCCGGCCCATCCGCACCCCGCGGGCGGCGGCCCGTACGGCCCATTCGTACAGTTCCTCGACGCCGTCCTCGCGCAGCGGCCCGACGGCGTCCAGCGCCGTGCGGCGGAAGTAGACGGAGCTGCCGAGAAGCATGTGCATGCCGGTACGGCGGTTCACGTACTCCATCGCGCCGAAGAAGGCGGCCGATTGCGCCAGCGTGGTGCGATTGACCAGGTCACCGCCCGGTTCCGGGAGTTCGATGGCGTCCACCACGTCCAGGTCCCGGGTCTCGAGCGCCGTGACCGCCTGCCGCAGCTGGCCGGGGTCCGGCACCGTGTCGGCGTCGTATAGGGCGACGAACGGGTCGCCGACGTCGCGCAGGGCGTGGTTGAGGGCCTTGGCCTTGGGGGTCATCGAGGGGACCGCCACCACCCGCAGGTCGCCGGCGAAGTCCGCCCCGGCCGACTCGGCGACGGCCTCCGCGACCGCCACGTCGTCCGGGGTCCGGGCGTCCAGCAGCCAGCGCACGGACAGCTTCTCGTGCGGGTAGTCCAGCAGCTTCAGCATGCCGGCCGAGCGCCGCAGGATGTCGGCGGTCTCGCGGTAGAAGGGGATGAGAACGGTGACCGGGGGCAGGTCCGGGCCGTCGGCCCCGGGCGGCTCCCGGTGTGGGTCGAGACGGGCGGAAGGGAGAAGGAATCCAGTCACTGTGGTCCTCTGCTGGCGGGTCCTCTGCTGCGGGTCTCTGCCGGGGGCCTCTGCCGGCGGTCGGGTGGAGGGACGGAGCCCGGGCCGTGGGCCGCTTGTGGCCGGGCGGAGACCGGCGGGGCGCGGACGGTACGGCGCGTCGGCCGGACCGGCGCGGGACGTACGGCGGTCGGCCCGGCCCTCACCGGTCCTACGGCGCGTCGGCCGAACCGCCACAAGCCGTACCGCACATCGACCGGCCTCGCACACGCCGTACCGCACGCCGACCGACTCCGCGCACGCCGTACCGCACGCCGGCCGATCCGGCGCACGCCGTACCGCACATCGACCGGCCCGGCACGGGCCGTACGGTGCGTCGACCGGCCCGCGCGGCCGTTCCGGCGGCACGTCCCGCCGGTCACGGCGCCGAGGCCGTCCAAGGCGGTGGCGGACTTCCGAAAGGGCTCGCCGCCGTTCGGCGCGGACGGCGCCGAGCCGCCTTTCCGGCAGCGCCACGGCCTTGCCCCGCCTCGCCGGCCGGCTCGGCACGACGGTTCCCGGTCCCGGTCAGGGCCCGGGAGCAAGGGCCGGTGCGGCCCCGGCCGGCGCGCGGTCAGACGTCCAGCGCGTGGCCCGCTCGCTCGCGCTTGGCCTTCAGGTAGGCCCGGTTGTTCTCGTTGAGGAACGTTCCGGTGGTGACGACGTCGGTGATGTCAATCCCGTTCGAGCGCAACTGGGCGCCCTTTTCCGGGTTGTTGGTGAGGAGCCGTACGGTGGTCACACCCAACGCCTCCAGCATGTCCGCGGCCACTCGGTAGTCGCGCATATCGTGCTCGAAGTTCAATACCGCATTGGCCTCGAAGGTGTCGAGTCCCTGGTCCTGCAGGAGATACGCGTCGAACTTGTTGTAGAGGCCGATCCCGCGGCCTTCCTGCCGCAGATAGAGGATGATTCCGCCCTCTCGGGAGCAGACGGCGAGAGCCTCGTGCAACTGCGGGCCGCAGTCGCAGCGCTGCGAGCCGAAGACGTCCCCGGTGAGGCATTCGGAATGCACCCGCACCAACGGTTCGGGGGTCCGGTCCCAGCCGGGCAGGAGGAGCGCGATGTGCTCGCGGCCGTCCCGCAGACCGTGGAAGCTCACCATCGTGCTGGGCCGGCGACCCAGTCCGGGCACGTCGACCGGGACGTCCACCCGGGATCTCACCCGCACCGTCTGCGCCGGCGCGTCAATGACGCCCGAATTCTCCTCCGTGCGCATGTCCCACCCTCCAGCCACTCGTTTTCCTGCGGAATTCGATGAACGGTTCGGTGGTCATCCCCACTGCGAATCCCCGGGATTTCCGTCGGCCGCGGCGATCTCGTGGTGAGGTGCGTCGTGCATTCCTCCGAGGGCCGGTGAACCGAGCACCAAGGCAGCCGCCACGATCAGGGCGGCGATGATTCCGTGAAGGTTCTTGGACGCGTCCATGGATACACCTCTCCGTCTTTTCCGGCGCATCCGTCCGGATCAGGTCCGGGTGTTTCCCGGTGCACCCCATGCTGCGCAGGAGTTCACTCTTGCGACAGGGGAACGCTGTGGCAAGATCCTGCATCGCGTGAACATGAAGGTGGGACATATGTGCATGAACGCGCACACCGCGCCCGGAATTCAGGATTCCGACATCTGCGAGGCAGGACTGGGCTTCTACGCGGACGTACTGAAGGGCCGTACGCCGGCCGAGGAGTGTCCCGAATGCCTGACCCGCCTGGGGCTGCTCCGACGGGGAGCCGACGGCGGCCTGGTCGCCATACCGCCGGGGCTCGCCGCCATCGGCCTGGTCCGCCCCCTGGAGGCCGCCATCGATGCCCGGCAGCACGCCCTCGACTCGGTGCGCAGATCGATCAACCGCGCCGAGCAGGTCTACCGGGACACCTACCGCAACGACGGCGTCCAGGCCGCCCGTGTCATCACCGGGGAGGAGATCATCAGCACCACCCTCTCCCTGGCCGTGGAGTCCTGCCAGGAGGAACTCCTCACCGCCCAGCCCGGCGGCGGCCGGCCGCGGGAACTGCTGGAGAAGGCCCTCGCCTCCGACGTGGCCGCACTCCGGCGCGGCGTCCGGCAGCGCACCATCTACCAGCACACCGTCCGCACCCACAGCCCGACCCTCTTCTACGTGGAGAAGATCTCCGAGGCCGGGGCCGAAGTGCGCACGCTGGACACGGTGTTCGACCGTCTCATCGTGTGCGACCGGCGGATCGCCTTCGTGCCCGACCCCGGCACCCGGCGGAGCCAGACCGCCCTGGCCGTCGAACATCCCGGCCTGATCCGGTACCTGGTCTCGGTCTTCGAGGACGCCTGGGAGCGCGCCACCCCGCTCGACTGCCCTCCCGGTGCCCACCGCCCGCCCCTGCTCGCCGACGAGACCCGCCGGGCGGTCCTGCAGCTCATGGTGAACGGCTACACCGACGAGGCCATCGCCGGCCGGCTCGGCATGAGCGTCAGGACCGTCGCCAACCACGTGCGCAAGGCGTCGGAGGTCTTCAACAGCCGCAGCCGCGCCCAGCTCGCGTACCTCATCGCCAAGGCGGGCGCCCTGGACGAAGGGCTCGACACCGCCGTCCGCGCGCCGGAGGAACCGGATTCGCGTGTGGTACGGACCTGTTGACCCCTCGCTCAAGGTCACTTTAGGGTTGCGTCCGGATCACCGAACAATGGACTTACGGCCACAGATGGGGATTCCATGGACGAGAACGGCATATCTCAGCGCAGTTCGGTGGAAACCTCCGATTCCGCAGCCACGCTGCCGCCGGTCAGTCTCGATCAGGCCCACTCCCCGCAGAAGGTGCTGGCACACGGTGACCTGCTGCGGAGGTTCGTCGCCGGCGAGGAGTTCAAACCGGTCCACATGAGGATCGGGATCATGGGCGCCTGCAACATGCGCTGCAACTTCTGCAACTTCCACTCCCCCAACGAGGAACAGTTCTACGACCTGTTCTCCTTCAAGGACTCGATCCCCACCGACAAGGCCGTCACGCTGATGCGGGAGTTCGCGGCCAACGACGGCCGCGCGGTGACCTTCTGCGGCAGCGGCGAGTGCACCATCCATCCCGGGTACACGGAGATCAGCCGGGCCGCCCACGAGGCCGGACTGCGCATCGGTCTGATCACCAACGGCTCCCGGCTCGGCCGTCCGGCCGTCGCCGAGACCGTCGCGGCCACCCACACCTGGGTGCGCATCGGCCTCAACGCCGGGACCGAGGCCACGTTCAACGAGATCACCCGGGACCGGGAGCAGACCTTCGCCTCCTTCGTCTCAGCGGTCGGACGGCTGCGGGAGACGGCGGTGGCACCGGACTTCCGGATCGGCTTCAACTTCGTGATCACCCGGCAGAACCACCGGGAGATCCTGGCCGCGGCCCGGATCGGACGGGAGTCCGGGGCCCACTACGTGCGCTTCGAGCCGGAGTTCTACAGCGCGCTCGGCCACGAGACCATCGAGACGGTGATGCCGGACATCGCCGAATCCCTGCGCCGGGCGGCCGAGTTGTCCACGGACACCTTCGAGGTCTCGGTACCCAAGCTCGACCGCGGCCCGATGGACCAGGTCGAGGAGGTCGAGGGCGACTTCGAGCGCTGTCACTACAGCCGATTCGTCACCGCGGTGGGCGCCGACGGCAATCTGTATCCGTGCCCGCAGGTCCACCTCAACAGCCGCTACCTGATCGGCAACGTGCTCGACCAAGGCTACGCCGAGGTGCTGGAGGGCGGCCCGCGCGCCGAGTGGGAGGCCGCCAATCCGCGCCGTACCGAC comes from Streptomyces sp. SCL15-4 and encodes:
- a CDS encoding radical SAM protein, whose translation is MDENGISQRSSVETSDSAATLPPVSLDQAHSPQKVLAHGDLLRRFVAGEEFKPVHMRIGIMGACNMRCNFCNFHSPNEEQFYDLFSFKDSIPTDKAVTLMREFAANDGRAVTFCGSGECTIHPGYTEISRAAHEAGLRIGLITNGSRLGRPAVAETVAATHTWVRIGLNAGTEATFNEITRDREQTFASFVSAVGRLRETAVAPDFRIGFNFVITRQNHREILAAARIGRESGAHYVRFEPEFYSALGHETIETVMPDIAESLRRAAELSTDTFEVSVPKLDRGPMDQVEEVEGDFERCHYSRFVTAVGADGNLYPCPQVHLNSRYLIGNVLDQGYAEVLEGGPRAEWEAANPRRTDLCKSCFYRPQNELLEHLHRGQIQLDQALDAYAVEVPSTLHADFV
- the ribA gene encoding GTP cyclohydrolase II, translated to MRTEENSGVIDAPAQTVRVRSRVDVPVDVPGLGRRPSTMVSFHGLRDGREHIALLLPGWDRTPEPLVRVHSECLTGDVFGSQRCDCGPQLHEALAVCSREGGIILYLRQEGRGIGLYNKFDAYLLQDQGLDTFEANAVLNFEHDMRDYRVAADMLEALGVTTVRLLTNNPEKGAQLRSNGIDITDVVTTGTFLNENNRAYLKAKRERAGHALDV
- a CDS encoding glycosyltransferase, with product MTGFLLPSARLDPHREPPGADGPDLPPVTVLIPFYRETADILRRSAGMLKLLDYPHEKLSVRWLLDARTPDDVAVAEAVAESAGADFAGDLRVVAVPSMTPKAKALNHALRDVGDPFVALYDADTVPDPGQLRQAVTALETRDLDVVDAIELPEPGGDLVNRTTLAQSAAFFGAMEYVNRRTGMHMLLGSSVYFRRTALDAVGPLREDGVEELYEWAVRAAARGVRMGRIVSFSYGTRTSVVGPALRQRTRWIRGQLDIGFRLLAGPPLPPRPRGAVALMTLSLLAQLAVVPVVAGAVRRRALRLPAAALLAGEALRIRRVARDPVWEVLRVGSGWFLLLPFEILESTSAWRAVWELATGRDTWHKVRPESGKGPT
- a CDS encoding helix-turn-helix transcriptional regulator; the protein is MNAHTAPGIQDSDICEAGLGFYADVLKGRTPAEECPECLTRLGLLRRGADGGLVAIPPGLAAIGLVRPLEAAIDARQHALDSVRRSINRAEQVYRDTYRNDGVQAARVITGEEIISTTLSLAVESCQEELLTAQPGGGRPRELLEKALASDVAALRRGVRQRTIYQHTVRTHSPTLFYVEKISEAGAEVRTLDTVFDRLIVCDRRIAFVPDPGTRRSQTALAVEHPGLIRYLVSVFEDAWERATPLDCPPGAHRPPLLADETRRAVLQLMVNGYTDEAIAGRLGMSVRTVANHVRKASEVFNSRSRAQLAYLIAKAGALDEGLDTAVRAPEEPDSRVVRTC
- a CDS encoding MFS transporter; protein product: MTGPVLPPVRQRGRIFASVFVDTFGWGLFAPLAFLYFSFGTGLSFSAIGSAVSAGTLASLPMALVAGWLVDRFAAKSVLVGSNLVTALGYGLYPFASDWTLIAVATFLVMAGDRLYWASWPVLVVDLASGRALDATYAAVGTIKNFTVATGALASSALTVAFGHGAADLVLAVNVATSLVAAVLLAGVRVPTTRQRTGTDTKDTPDTEDPGSGTQTGWRGALKDHAFTAFCLSFMLLTFAWALPATLLPAYTVEIMGLPGWVPAFFLGINSVVITLAQLPVTAKVSGVPRERLLVRAALVFTAVFTGLYLVTGLPATTAIVLLVPVLLAFTVGEMISLPAANALVASSAPEAIRGRYMSLFQLSWAVSGLLTPALAGFVLDRGALWVCAAFGGIVLLAAAGLRATAHRVAARAAGPEEEEETAAPPPYRPDPARAARDTGPDREPPPAAAKEAT